GCTCCCCACTGGCCGGCCAGGCACCGGGCCATGACAGCTTTTACAAAGTCAGCACCCCCTGTTTCCTGAAATTTGCCAACAAATTTATCTCTGAGGGTTTTTTTTTCCACTCCCTCATCCCGCAATTTAGCATGAttgattttctttttcttttttttgaacTTCCTGTATGTTAGCATGAGCATGATGAGTTCATCTCTTGCAGTACTCCCTACCTTGGTGAACAATTTACACAATGAGTAAAATACATCGGGGTCCTTAAACTTCTTGTGGAATTCTCAATTAAGCCAGTAAACTATCGACGTGATACTGTCTACTGTATGTAGTACAGTAGGCGTGGCCTATGTTTTTTATTcttattttttttcattttgttGGAAGTGCATCTAGGCGTCCTAGTCGGCTTTGGATGGTTAATGGCAAACCAGTTTGGGCTGTGCACGCACGGTTCTTGGGCTATACATGCACAGGTCGTCGCGTGCCCCGTCCAGTCGCAGTCGGCCTCGGCCCAGCCTGTCCACCAAAACCACTGGGCTTGCTCTTTCCTAATTGACTACGGCATTGCTCTTCTTCATGGTCGAGATCATCCAGGAGGCATGAGTTTTCACACTGACAATTGACAAGCGTGTGCGGATCCGACAACCGTAGATACGTCAACGATGACGACACCACCCTTGGGCGAGCTCAGCTAGGTCCTGGGCCTGCCAGAGGACCGTTCGTCATCGGAAGCTTCGACGGCGACACAACCCATGATCGGCCGGTCGGTCAAGctcggccggccggccgtctGCATCTATCCGTGCATGGCGACAACACAAGCTTCCTTCTCATCTCATCTTCTGTGATCTGCCATCTACCTGGGAGTTCTTCAGTTCATGGCGTCCTTGCGTCGACAAATAAACTGCTCACGATACTACTGCTGCTTCTTGACATGATCGTGTCTGCCGAATTGATTATTACAACGCAAAGATCGAACAAGTACTTATCGGAGAAAACACTGCGGCTACGATTGCTTGCATGGTTGACGTCGATCGAACCGCCTTCGTCAGTTCAGTTCagctcgccggcgccggaggagcggaggagcggcggtCGAGGACGTGCGCCTTGAACTCCTCCATGCGCGCGGGGTCCAGCGACACGGACACCTGCACCTCGCCGTCCCCCCTCCCGCCGACGAGCACCATCTCCCCGTCGTGGTTCATGGACACCAGCTCCACGCGCGCCGGCCGCCCGAACCCGAAGTCCGACGCCTCGTACACGCGGAACCGCGGGCTCGCCGCCACGTTGCACAGCCGCTGGAACGGCAGCGTCATCATCCTCTGGATCCACCGCTCCGTGCCCGCCAGCGGCGCCGCCTCCATCTCCGCGACCGCCGCCTGGATGGCCCGGCACGCCGCCAGGAGTCCGCGGTCGCCGCCGAGGAGGTCCCCCGCGTCGGCCGTCGCCAGGCAGCCCTTGATGCAGTTGCCCAGGTAGCCGTCCAACACGGGCGGGTCCAGGCGCGCGCGCAGGTCCGCCAGGAAGACCAGGTACGTGTCGTCCCCGGCGGCGAGACCCTTGGCGCGCACGAACGCCGTCCAGCCCAGCGCCGCCAGCGCCACGAACGTCGACACCGGCTTCTTCTTGTTGGTGCTGGTGGCGGTGGTGTTTCTGTTCGCAGCGTTCTCGGCGACCTCCTCGGCCGCGGCGAGCGCGTCGATGCGGCTCTTCAGGGACCGGATGtcgtcggcggcgaggtagaATGTCCGGCGCTCCAGCCGGAAGCGCTGGCTGAAGTCGTAGTCCATGGCCGTGTTGGTCTGCATGCAAAAGCGGTTTACGTGAGCAAACCCATTCACGGCTGCACGCACGCGGCGTGCGCCATTGGCGATTGCCTGCGCCGCTCCCCCACGTACGTCTGTGTTTGTAGATGAAAGAAGCAATGGAGATCGACAACTAAACACTAAAAGTCTTTATATATTTATACATATGTATGTATATAAGTTGTAGCATCCACAACCAAAAACGATCTCCGATCTATGGATGATAGGTTAGATA
The Panicum hallii strain FIL2 chromosome 6, PHallii_v3.1, whole genome shotgun sequence genome window above contains:
- the LOC112896236 gene encoding malonyl-CoA:anthocyanidin 5-O-glucoside-6''-O-malonyltransferase-like — encoded protein: MGEAGAAGAVRVLAVSRVAPAPGPDGGRAGEARVKLSFFDTPWVVLPPIQRVFLYDLPSGGDDEFPAAVRRLKDSLAATLALYLPLAGKLAYVAETGDVVVDCAGDPGVAFVEAEASDDGGGMNVRRLAGDETHDIPAFLALVPALDTRALPAPVLSAQATRLPGGRGLALGLSVHHAVADGQAVWRFVGAWAAAAREGSPVTKALGAPHYDRAAVHVPNGDGFAREMLKKVAPNLPVTNTAMDYDFSQRFRLERRTFYLAADDIRSLKSRIDALAAAEEVAENAANRNTTATSTNKKKPVSTFVALAALGWTAFVRAKGLAAGDDTYLVFLADLRARLDPPVLDGYLGNCIKGCLATADAGDLLGGDRGLLAACRAIQAAVAEMEAAPLAGTERWIQRMMTLPFQRLCNVAASPRFRVYEASDFGFGRPARVELVSMNHDGEMVLVGGRGDGEVQVSVSLDPARMEEFKAHVLDRRSSAPPAPAS